The Cryptomeria japonica chromosome 6, Sugi_1.0, whole genome shotgun sequence genomic interval tcataacacaacttgtatcttgcatatcaaaataactcatcacaatgcatttttatagacattagatttcatgtcagcttcaaaaacctcaacacaatttcctaggtttagtgtatctgggcaatctttcataacacatcacaaatcatcacaaaatatgttAGTTAGATATAACACATCACGACCGGTAATAAGTCATCACACAATTTATAAAACTAGTTTGAACATCAATACCGGTTTAGTGTTCACCACATCAAACTCGTATATCAATTTTCTCCATGTGCCTCTCTGCATATCGAAACCGGTAACAATGGAATTGAACAAAATCAATTGTctttcctgcatataccggttctctACATATAttggtttagacaccttcatatcgGTTGGACTTACTCCATACATATGATATCGGTATACAAtatgaagacttaggagtagtaccagtttgactaaactaagatgactatgataatatgaacatgtgtgtgtatatgtgtcatcagtgacaacacataaagtcatccaatacaaaaatcatcatcaaacaAACATAAATGACCAAACCCTAAGCACACATTAGTGGCTGGATTCTCAGAATGCAGGGTCCATTCTCTATGTTTTCGTCAATGACTTCGAATCAGAACAAATGGCTGAATTAGGGTTCTGATTGGAGGGCTTAGAGAGGCCATTTCTTTGGATTAATAACAACAAGTCAAATTTCTTGAGGAATTTAGAGAACAAGTTCGAGACAAAGGGTTTGTAATTAGCAACGATTCTGCACCTCTAGGGACTGTATTTCTTCCTCACCCATCAATCAGAGGTTTTATGACTCACTGTAGATGGAATTCCATTTTGGCAAGCATCGCAATGGGTGTTCCCATTATTCTTGGCCCATGGAAGGAGATCATTTCTCTAGTTTTTTACTTGTGGTGGAGTTTCTTAAGGTTGGGTTGGAGATTTGCAGAGGGTATCAAGGATTTcctcacaaatatgaattaaagAGAGCGGAAGAGAAAATTATGGGGGGAGGAGGAGGACAAGCCAAAAGGGTTCAGGAGTTGGGAGATTTCAATCTATCAGAACTGACTCTTTTCCATTGATAGTGATTTCCTCTATGCTTAGATTCcacaagaattttttttgtttgggCATATTATCAAACACAGAAGGTGGTTTTAAAAGACAGACGCACTTAGCATACACATAGTTTAGAAGCCTTTTAGCCAAGATGACATCTTGTTCAAATCTGCCTGAAAGGAGTTTAGGGCCTATGTTTTAGCAGAGAGTTGTCATAGAAAGGCATATGTATCACATTCAATCAAAATACCCATCAAATGGTGAAAAGATGGAGGGACAAGAAATAAGATTAAACATGCATAtaaatatttttcctattttcTTTTAAAAGATTGCAATCCATAGGTAAGGTAGAGACATGAATAACATAACTATTAAGAAAAAGTAACTATTTAATTTGATAAGAGATATTTCCATTATAAATATTTGGGAGTTGACTTTTGTATCCTCAAATAAAGGTATAACATGAATATTAAGATTGAGGAAGGAAAATATAATCTTTTATATAGATGTAATAAAGTATATTTtagatattattttaaataaatatatttgaagaatataaaaaatagaattaaaaaaataaagataggTTATTAATAAAGatgtaataaaattataattgTATTTTTAGTTTTAAACTATTTTCTTGATAGGCTTATGGATATTTGTATTCTTTGCTTCCGTTTGAGGGCTTGGCATAATGTTTGGGCAACCTTCAATACTATGGTTGATTCTTTATTGGCAACCTATTGACTATCGAACTCTTATTTATATTATTTCTTTACATTGTTTGAATATAAAAAAATGTCATAAATTTTGTATTAATACATTAAgaaaaatttataatatatttttagttAAAGTATATAATAAATAAGTATACAAGTACATATAACTTATCCCTCATTACATACCTAGCTATAAATATAGAGATATTAGTAttaataaagagagagagagagagagagagagagagagagagagagagagagagagagagagagagagagagagagagagagagagagagagagagagagagagagagagagagagagagagagagagagagagagagagagagagagagagagagagagattgctcTTGATATGGATAGCTTTCTCTTGCACACATTGTCTTCACATGCCTATCAATCATTATTTTCCTCTTTCTAGATCTATTTCTCACCCCCCCCCGCTCTCACTCCCTTTTTGCAATATGACTTGAATGGAGAATGGAATGTTGTATATTCTTCTGGATAAAGTTGAATTGTTCTCTAAATTGATGATTTGTATTATTTGGGTTTTGATATAAGATAAAAAATCTAAGGATTGGATTCAATCTTATAGAATTTTTATATTTGATACATTTATAAAATTGATACAGTTAAACATTTGTATAATTGAGGATTATACTTAGTCTTATGGAATTGTTGTATTTGATATATTAATAGAATCATTAAAGATAAAATTTTGTATGGTAATATTTAAATTCATTATTAAGGAATTGTTATATTTGACATTTTCATAAAAGAATTATAGATAGAAGCTTGTATAATTAATCTTAAAATTCAATCTTATAGAATTATTATATTTGACATATTCATATGTATATTATACTTAGAAATTTATATAAATAAGGATTATATCCATATCTTTTCCCATCCCTTTCTATCTCTTTATATCACcatctatatatatctctctccctctccatccctcttCCTCTATATATTTCAATCTATCTTATTTCCCTCTATCCcttatttccctctctccctcctctacctatctctctccccttatctctctccctctctttctccctctttctcccttttctatctctctatctctacctaTCTCTCCATTTCTCTTCACATATAACTATATCTCTCTAACTTTCTCTTCCCAtacatctatctctccctctttcgatctccatctctctatctcccctatttctctctccctctttccatctctatgtttctatctctatttccctctatgtctctttgtctctatctcctTCTCCTCTCCATATCTTCTTATATCTCCATCACTATCTCTCTTTTTCTATCTCTTCATCTCCGTcttcctctatatctatctcttcctctttatctccgtttgtatttctatctctatctccccctctatctcttcctctctatcagtccctctatctctctatctctttctaccgttatctctccccctctctctatctctttatcaatTTTTATCCACTTCTTCTCTTTCCCTATATTCATatatatctctatcttcctctttccCCCTACATCTCTAGAcacatctccctctctctatctatcaatctctctccatcttcctcttagtatacctctatatctctatattCCTCTCTCCCCCTCCATCTATAGAcacatcttcatctctctctctatctatctttctccatcttcctcttcctctacatCTATATCtgtatctctccatatttcttcttctatctctccctccatatttatCTTGACATGTTGTCTCTTTCTACCGCTatatctttccctctctctacctctcttgatatcacttcctatctctatctcaatctCTCTATGTCCTCCTCTCTCATTCTCTActtttctatatatttatctcttccccCTCTCTCTACTCCATCTCTATCTTTATGATTTCTTCCTCACCTCTCCATATCCCTTTTAGTCTCCATCACcatctccatatctatctctatctccttacctctctcttTTTCGTGCTATTCTCCTTCTCTCTATTGTAAATATAACATGAGCTTGTTGGTAATAAAGCCTAAGTATCTTTTTTGATTTAGAATTTTTGTTTTAGTCATTGTTGGATCCCTAAAAGTGAATGCATAGTTCATTTGAAGCCATCATTAAAGCCATATGGCTCCCTTGTTTAATTCTACAAACTACTAAAGGTCATAGCATTGAGAGACACACTACTAATGAGTGCAAAAAAAAAGTACCAAAAATAGGAACCAAAAATGATCTATCGTATCATTCTTGAAACCCATGTAGGTGATGGACTTTAGATTTATCACTGTAAAAAACTTGTGGCATGATTTTTGACCTTCATTGTTAGTAGGTTTCATGTACTAGTCCTTTCTATAATTTCTCTTTTCATTGGAATGCTGTTATGATGCATGGGATGATTAGGAATGTACATtggatatacatgtatatctatgaAAAAATGAAGAACTAATATTTTGACCAAGGAGATTATGCATCATTGAgatcattataaatttataatttaaaataaaaatataattgtgaTAAAATAAGACACATCGTGACACACaacaatattatatattttaaagtaCATATCCATACAAATTAAATATTTTACTTCTTACCCTCTTTAGGtgataaaattataataatataaattgGAAATAGTATGATTGTAAAAAGAAAGGCATTACTAATGTAAAAGGATGTCTCTAATTGATTTAACCATTATAAAATGCTACAATTTTATTGAAATATCAATTTCTTTTTCAAGAAAAATGCATCTCAACTTCTTGATCGTCAGAATGCTCCATGAACGACAATTTAGGATGATTTTCAATGCACCACTTAGAATTATATAAACTAAAAATCTCCTTGTCGTCACatcttcaaatatatattatacctacaatcatgtattaaacATAATATATTCCTCTTTCTAACATAACACATTTAAGCATAGCCAAATATCTAAAATGATAAGCTTGAACTCAAATAACATATTCCAAATACTAAAATCATACTTAGATCCATAGAATGATAATGTATGCAACCCATGaccttgaaatatttttgaaatgaaaAGTGTGAATATTGTACCAACATTGAAATATTCAAAAGCTTTATTTTAGTTGAATGTTTGGATCGAactataagtggatgcatagttgatttgaacaTATTGAGCTTATCAATTGAGacatttgttgcacaaacaacataatTTTCTAAATGTTATTCCAATTGAGCTCATTAACTGCAAAATGTTATACAAAAAATAGACCATTTTTCTTAATAGACTTTCCAAAACTCATGAGAATAGAAGTAGAGAGGAGACAACCGATTCCATAGGAGAATAGAAGTAGAGATGAGACCACTGATTCCATAGGAGAAGACTACATAGTTATAGGAACCTCATGGGGGCCCAACATGGCCACACTAGGAGCTAGAATCTCGTTTGAATCCTTCAAAGAGCCATCATTGTTGGTGTTTGAGCATTAATAGTTGTGATtactcaaaatattaaaaaattaaaatctttaTAAATATCTATTATTTTTCAAATTCTCTAATTATGCTTTTTGGTGTTAGCAATTGCTCATTGTAGATACTAAAACAATGATTACAATATTAGAATGGGCCATGAAAGTATTCATTTGCAATCCATAGAAATTAAACAAACGCCTTCAAGAACTTGATGAAATCATTAGTTGCAACAAAAAAGGTGGATGAATTTTAGTTGGATCTTCTACCTTATCTCCGTGCAGTCGTGGAAGAATTATTTTGATTATGCATGATGGCTCCTATTTTTCTTCCCGACAAAGTTGAAAGTTCCTCCATGATTGGAGGATTCGTTATACCCAATTACAACTAGGTGGTGGTGAACGTGTGGGCCATTGGGAGGAAGCCTTCAATTTAGGTGAAACACACTTAGCATATGAAAGATAATAGCATTGTGTTTGTATAACAAGAGAATGGTCATTTTGTAAATTCACTTTTTATCTCTTACATGCACATAAAAGATATCTCCCTTTGTATCTTGTTACTTGTTTCCTACGAAAATTATATTTATAACTAAGTTGTTGTACTAAGTTTTAAGAAGTAAAAATGCCCTTGAGAAGATGCATCGATCAAAGAcatcttcacaaagatagattgaAGTATATCtttttttcatttatgtatttaaaaaaaaaaacgaaaAGAAAATTCTGTAGATTAAATAAATGATagtaaataaaatagataatcaaaatgCTCCCTTATATTTTTTTATACATAATtaaaaaactagataaaacaaTTCAAAATATTATATTGCGTGAACCTTCTGAAATAAATCAATGATCtgttataatataaaaataaaaataaaaccgaAGAAACTTAACATACGTATATTTAAAAATTTAGAAAGCTATTTCCAATTGAATTTGTTATTTATTATTCAAGTAAAGTAGACGTTCAACTCAACAAAGGCGCACCTGTCCTTAATAAAAGGCAGACATGACAATAATTCAGAGACActattcatgtaatttaggcaaTGAAAGTGATATCTCTTATGTCTTTTTGTACAGATAGATACAAGAATTCAAACAAGTTCACTCCAAAAACGTGCTGCAACGCTTCAAACTAGTGCACTCGAAAAGCTTGTTGATTCAAACTAGTGCACTCTAACAGTGTGCAACACTGGTGTAAAAGTCTAGACAAACAAAAACGTGCTGCGACCTGCAATCAAGTGCTGGTACGGATTCTGCCTATAAAATAGATAGTGTAAACTGGAAACCCAAAGAAAATAAGGATCGCCTTGTATACAAGTTAATATGGATATTCCACTGTTTTCTTTGTATTCTGTGCTTCTTACTGCTGCTTCACTGATAttgttcttcttctttctatggAGAAGAGAGCAGAGGCTTTCTCTGCCCCCTGGGCCTAGTGGTTGGCCTATCCTGGGAAACCTCATTCAGCTGGGGAAAAGGCCTCACGAGTCTCTCTATGCCCTCTCTGTGAAATACGGTCCACTGATGACTCTCCGTCTGGGCATGAGAACAGTAGTGGTGGTCTCCTCTCCTGCCATGGCCAAGGAGGTCTTTAAAACGCACGACAACATCTTGGCGGGGCGGATGGTGACAGAGGCACACAAATCTCTTTCACATGACAAGTCGTCCCTAATTTGGGCTGATTACGGTCCTTACTGGCGCCATCTCCGTCGCATTTCAACTGTTGAGCTCTTCAGCCCCAAAAGACTCGAAGCTCTGCAACATCTCAGAAGAGATCAAGTATTTAGCACCATTCGACTCATTTTCGAGGACAAGGGAAAGGTTGTGAACATCGCGCATACGGTGTTCTGCACGTCTCTGAATTTGTTAGGCAACATGATTTTCAGCACAAGTGTCTTTGATCCTCACAATCCAGCTTCTGCGGGGCTCAAAGATACCATCTGTGAATTGATGGTGGTCGCCGGAAAGCCCAATTTGGTGGACTTTTTCCCGTTTCTCCGGTTCCTCGACCCCCAGCGAGTGTCCCGTGCGATGGACAGGCTTTTTAAGGAATTGTATGACTTTTCTGATACATTCATACAGAAAAGGCTCAGCCAAAGCGTTCAGCGTAAGGACTCGGACAAGGATTTTCTGGATGTTCTGCTGGACTCCAGAACTGAAGATTTCACTCTTGTCGGTGTTCGAGCATTAATAGCTGTGAGTACTGAAAAGATTAAAAGCAAATTAATTAGGGTATATAAATATATCTCTGCTATTTTCCAGACCTCTAATTGTGATCTATGGTTTCAGGAATTGTTTATTGCAGGTACTGAGACGACCACTACAACAATAGAATGGGCCATGGCAGAATTGATTCGCAATCCACAGAAATTAAACCGAGCCCGTCAAGAACTGGATGAAGTAGTTGGTTGCAACCGGAAAGTGGAAGAAACTGACTTGGATCGTCTTCCGTATCTCCATGCAGCCGTGAAAGAAGTATTCCGATTGCGCACGACGGGTCCTCTGCTTCTTCCCCACAAAGCCACAAGCAGCTGCGAGATTGGGGGATTTGTTATACCCAAGGACACCCAGGTGATGGTGAACGTGTGGGCTATGGGAAGGGACAGTTCAATTTGGAAGAATCCTTTGGAATTTACGCCCGAAAGGTTTTTAGAGGGTGAGTCGAATAGCAAGATAGATTACAGGGGACAGGACTTCGAGCTGATTCCATTCGGAGCGGGAAGAAGAATGTGTCCGGGGCTTCCATTGGCAAGTCGTATGGTTCATTTGGTTTTGGCTTCTTTACTTCACTCATTTGAGTGGAAACTTCCGGATGGGATGAGCTGTGAGCAGATGGACATGAGCGATGATTTTGGAATTACATTAAAGAAGGCTGCAGACTTGAGAGCAATCCCGACGCCACGTCTCCCACATCCCATATACTAGGGGCGCTCGCCACATATATTACATATGGTTTTAGAGTTAAATCTAAGGTTGTAGGAATATATATAACTGTGATACAGCTGGAGTCCCTGCCTATTTGtctaattgttttgtgaaaataataaaagaattatttGTTGTTTAGATTTTAGAAGGATCTTGGTGAGATGAGAGTTCAAACTTTTATCAGTGGTGAGGAACTATGAAGAATACTGCAATCAGAAATTggggaggaaatgttcataatttTGAAACAATATATTTTGCTGAATGTTTTGTTGAAATCTTCAGGTGCTTTTTGAAatcaataaatataatattattttattcagGAATGATAAACTTATTATTATTTATCTTTTGCATTTGCAATAGATCCCATCTTTAGCTGTGTGCTTACATTTAACAATTATGAtattttgttttaatatttttttaaacttAAATATCTACATTACTATTAATAAATTATGGAATTGAATTGAATCAAGGACCTAGaaggaaaataaataatttaaaagctAATAATATTTTAAGATGGGATTAGTTTGTTTCAAATGATAAGATAAAAATTTGGGATGAAGGTGTCAAATCAGTCAAAAGTATGCACAAAGTAAAATATTTGAAACATCCATacaaaatgatataaaataaataGGAAAACAATTGAAGATATACACCACTTTTCCATTACAAAAGGATAATTTTTATgatatctatttatttattctttcaatAATTAAAAGTTAAATTTCTTTGATATTTTCTTAAAAAACATTCACATTTGATAAAATTTGTTGCTGGAGAGttgatatttattttaatatttttctaaattttttaatgaaaatattgtCTTTCAGTAAACATTAGTGAAAAAATCAACTAACCTAAAATTCGAATTTTTCAAAAAGAAACCAATAATAACATACTACCAAAGAACAAAGACATTTCCATGTAAGGATGGAAAGAAACAACCATTGCCTTGATTACCATGGACTAAAACAATCATTAGTTTAAGCATGTATTGCCTTACCCTATTTAATGCCTTTTTCCCACAAACCATCATTATTCTATGGAAAATCTTTCAATTTCATATTTACAGAAATTCTATCTTCATTGCTATGGCAACCAACATTTTACGTTTTTTGTGTTTTAAGCTTGTTAATTTCATAATCTAGCATTTTTGTTTGGCAAACGAATTAtgtttaaattataatttaaatgatGAATGAAAGTTAAccaaaaaaataatcaaattataaatatatacaAGAAATTAGTAAAAAATATTAGAATTTATATAAAGATTGTAATTAAATCAAACTACAAATGAATATGAAAGTAATTAGAAAAAAGATtgtaatttatatattataatcttataatttaaaTATTGTAGTTTAAACATTATGCTTTTGCTTCATATGAACTAGGCTGGCTCTTTTTGCATGCACGGGACAATAGGCAAATAGGGTAAACGCAGCCAGGACAATTTAGACACCAAATGTTTGACGTGTAACTTGTTCATAATTTTATTGTAAAGGCTTTGCACCAAGCATTTATTTAGTATTCTTTGCTCAGTCATGGGCCATTGATCACAAAAGGCTCGATGACCCATGGACCCATGTAAACAGGAGCGCTGCTGAACTTCCTATCACTAGCACTAGGCTTAGAAAAATAATGCTCAGTAATAATATCGAAGAAGAATAGGAAGTGGATTATTTACTTATGGAGGAGGAGTTTAGGGTACATTTGGTGTTGGCCTTAAGTGCTTCTTCCAATACAGATGATGTTATAGGTGCACGAGGGGAAATTGAAGTCGGTCATGTGGAATCTCGCTAGATTTGAGCTTTCACTCTTGTGCAAGATAGTGGGGATGCTATTTCTCTTCGTTATTGGGTTAGTGTCATCTTAATTTTTGTATAGAACAAGCAGGACTCGAACTTAGGATGTTTGTTTTCATTGGAGCAGATTCTAAAAAGCTTTCCCACTTGCTAAAAATTTGCTCTTGTTTTGATTAACAATTAAGGAGTGGAAAGGTTTATTGTGACCCTATTTGGCGATTTAGAGTCTGGGTATGTTTAAATTTAGGTTGTCTAAGCCTCCAAGATTCAAGCTTGATGTCTAAGTTATCTAGTTACGGTTGCAAAGGCTCAAGTTCAGTTAGGATACATCTAGAAATGGCTTCTGGTCTGTAAAGTCATGTAATTGTCGGCCCAAACATTGAGTAGAAGGCATTGCATATCTCAAGCGCTGAATTTGATTGACTGATAGTAAATGGTAGGCATATTGTTTGTTAGTAAGGGTTTTAGATGCCTTGAACAACAAATAGCGTGCTGACTATTTAAGCTCTTCCATTTTAATTGGCATGTTAGGATTGGGAACTTAAAATTGGGCAATGGTCCCATTTTTTATCATGCTCAGTAAATATTTACAGATCTAATCTGAGTAATTTGTGTGTTGACTAATTTGTATTTACATATATGACCTGAGTACTCTTGAACTTAATCTCAAATACTCAAATCGTAAGCCTTTTGAAAAAGGTTCCATGTTTGTATTTAAATTGAGGGCTAAAAAGAATATTAAGTTGTGAAAATGTAAGACCAATGACATTTAGCAACCTTGGATAGGAAGCTTGATATGAGGAAAAACTAGATTCCCATTTGCCTGGATGAGGATTTTATGTTCAAATTCTAGACACCAAATTCATAAAGCATACACCGTATTTATCTTGAAAGTTATGATTTGAGAATCCCAGATACCCAATCCATCAGACATTTGTgaaaatgttctttccttgtattgAAAAATTAACTGTGATTATCTCAAAACCTGTGAGGGAGATGAAGACATTAGTTTCCGCCTATAGATAGGCGGGACTAATAAATGTCACACAGTGAGAGAGTACTTGTATAAGTGGTGAAAAAATATATATGGAAGTATAACTAGCATTTGTATATTTATAGGAGGTTCAAGGGATAGACAAATATAGTACTAAAATAtagttatatttttaaattatataattagttATATTATACATTTGTTTTATCTTTAATGATATTATGCATTTGCTTTATCTTTTAGTATAGATTGTAATGGTTTGATTAAAGATATTAGATAATGGATTAAAATGATATGAATGAATACATTCAGCATGTGGAACATCCAACAAATTGAAGTGTTAGGTTTTTTAAAGCTTTTCATCTAAAATTCCTTCCTTTAGAAAATAAATTCATCTAATTATTAATCAATGAGGTCACAAACATGGCCTTCACCCCCTTTAAACATTCAAGAAcaacaccacaacttaaccatAACAATATGCCAATGTTGACTTTAAGTTAGTTTAAGATTTGATATTAAAAGAGTTACTTAATTTATGAAggttaatttattaaagtaatgaaatttaataaatttaattattaaagatATTTAATTTATGAAAGTTAAGTTATTAAAATTACTTACAATTTAGACGTAGAATAAGTCCTTGATGCAAGGGTAGGATATTTTTAGTTTTAGCAGCGACCACTGATTGGGAGATAGATGATTAAATTATTAatgttaaaatattaatattaaattattgaaGTTATTATCTACACATATGAACGTTTGGCTATTCTGAATAGAGAGCTAAATTTCCATAAAACTTGCAGGGTATTTCACTACATGATATAAATAAGAGTCCAATGCTTTGAGAATTAATTTTCATTGTGTTAAATTTAAAAACATCTAGGTCTTTATGTTCTATATTGGTGAGATT includes:
- the LOC131049334 gene encoding geraniol 8-hydroxylase-like codes for the protein MDIPLFSLYSVLLTAASLILFFFFLWRREQRLSLPPGPSGWPILGNLIQLGKRPHESLYALSVKYGPLMTLRLGMRTVVVVSSPAMAKEVFKTHDNILAGRMVTEAHKSLSHDKSSLIWADYGPYWRHLRRISTVELFSPKRLEALQHLRRDQVFSTIRLIFEDKGKVVNIAHTVFCTSLNLLGNMIFSTSVFDPHNPASAGLKDTICELMVVAGKPNLVDFFPFLRFLDPQRVSRAMDRLFKELYDFSDTFIQKRLSQSVQRKDSDKDFLDVLLDSRTEDFTLVGVRALIAELFIAGTETTTTTIEWAMAELIRNPQKLNRARQELDEVVGCNRKVEETDLDRLPYLHAAVKEVFRLRTTGPLLLPHKATSSCEIGGFVIPKDTQVMVNVWAMGRDSSIWKNPLEFTPERFLEGESNSKIDYRGQDFELIPFGAGRRMCPGLPLASRMVHLVLASLLHSFEWKLPDGMSCEQMDMSDDFGITLKKAADLRAIPTPRLPHPIY